The Choristoneura fumiferana chromosome 10, NRCan_CFum_1, whole genome shotgun sequence genome has a segment encoding these proteins:
- the LOC141431929 gene encoding ribonucleoside-diphosphate reductase large subunit-like isoform X1, producing MVGKSNKLYVHKRGGRVEEVHIDKITSRIKKLCYGLNMDFVDPVSITLKVIGGIYSGVTTVELDNLAAETAATMTTDHPDYAVLAARLAISNLHKETKKHFSDVITDLYNIVNKHTKKRSPMISDFHYDIVMKNKERLDSAIVYDRDFKYNYFGFKTLERSYLLKIDNKVAERPQHMLMRVSIGIHGEDIDAAINTYNLLSEKYFTHASPTLFSAATPRPQLSSCFLIAMKDDSIEGIYDTLKQCALISKSAGGIGVHVHCIRAKGTYIAGTNGVSNGLVPMLRVYNNTARYVDQGGNKRPGAFAVYLEPWHSDIFEFLDLKKNTGKEEVRARELFYALWIPDLFMKRVENNENWSLMCPHDSPGLADCWGDEFQALYEKYEQENRFVKQVKAQLLWKAIIESQVETGTPFMLYKDACNRKSNQQNLGTIKCSNLCTEIVEYTSQDEVAVCNLASIALNMFVNEDKTYNFTKLKEVTKTITHNLNKIIDVNFYPVPEARNSNMRHRPIGIGVQGLADTFVLMRLPYESEAAVKLNQQIFETIYYGALESSCELAKEFGTYETYEGSPVSKGILQYDMWNKTPTDLWDWAALKEKIAQHGVRNSLLLAPMPTASTAQILGNNESFEPFTSNIYQRRVLSGEFQVVNHHLLRDLTEADLWDEDMKNLIIHNNGSIQNIEAIPKEIRELYKTVWEISVKTTIQMAADRGAFIDQSQSFNIHVAEPNYGKLTSIHFYAWKMGLKTGMYYLRTKPAVNAIQFTVDKAKAKGGRMVNGNGISTEKDEANMAAITCSLQNKDECLSCGS from the exons GTATCCATAACACTGAAGGTCATAGGTGGTATTTACTCTGGTGTGACAACGGTGGAGCTGGACAACCTGGCTGCGGAGACAGCAGCAACAATGACTACTGATCACCCTGATTATGCTGTGCTGGCAGCCAGATTGGCTATATCTAATCTACACAAAGAAACTAAGAAACATTTTTCAG ATGTGATAACTGATTTATACAACATAGTCAACAAGCACACAAAGAAACGTTCACCCATGATTTCAGACTTTCATTATGATATAGTAATGAAAAACAAAGAGAGATTAGACTCTGCTATTGTTTATGACAGAGATTTCAAATATAACTATTTTGGATTCAAAACTTTGGAAAGATCATATTTGCTGAAGATAGACAATAAG GTAGCAGAAAGGCCTCAACATATGCTTATGCGAGTTTCAATTGGTATACATGGTGAAGATATTGATGCAGCCATCAATACTTACAATTTATTATCTGAAAAATATTTCACCCATGCCAGCCCAACCCTGTTCTCTGCCGCGACGCCCCGGCCGCAGCTGTCGTCGTGCTTCCTCATTGCAATGAAGGATGACAGCATTGAAGGCATTTATGATACTCTCAAGCAGTGTGCCCTTATCTCAAAATCTGCAGGTGGCATTGGCGTTCATGTACATTGCATTAGAGCCAAGGGAACCTATATTGCTGGAACAAATGGTGTATCCAACGGACTGGTGCCCATGTTAAGAGTTTACAACAACACAGCTAGATATGTTGATCAGGGAGGAAATAAACGCCCAGGAGCCTTTGCAGTATACTTAGAGCCATGGCACTCCGACATATTTGAATTTTTAGATTTGAAGAAGAACACAGGTAAAGAAGAAGTACGGGCTCGAGAGCTGTTCTATGCCTTGTGGATACCAGATCTGTTCATGAAGAGGgttgaaaataatgaaaactgGAGTCTAATGTGCCCACATGATAGCCCTGGCCTGGCAGATTGCTGGGGAGACGAGTTCCAAGCTCTGTATGAGAAATATGAACAAGAGAACAGATTTGTAAAACAAGTAAAGGCACAGCTACTATGGAAAGCTATTATAGAATCCCAGGTTGAAACAGGAACACCTTTCATGCTCTACAAAGATGCTTGTAACAGGAAAAGCAACCAACAGAATCTGGGAACAATCAAATGCAGTAATCTCTGCACTGAAATAGTAGAGTACACTTCCCAAGATGAAGTGGCAGTGTGCAATTTGGCATCTATAGCTCTAAATATGTTTGTGAATGAAGACAAAACTTACAATTTCACTAAACTTAAAGAAGTGACTAAAACAATCActcacaatttaaataaaataattgatgtGAACTTCTACCCAGTTCCTGAGGCTAGGAATTCAAACATGAGGCACAGGCCAATTGGCATTGGAGTTCAAGGCTTGGCTGACACATTTGTTCTCATGCGCCTGCCCTATGAGAGTGAGGCTGCTGTGAAACTTAATCAGCAAATCTTTGAGACCATCTACTATGGTGCATTAGAATCAAGTTGTGAATTGGCTAAGGAGTTTGGTACTTATGAGACTTATGAGGGAAGCCCTGTAAGCAAAGGTATATTGCAGTATGATATGTGGAACAAAACACCAACTGACTTATGGGACTGGGCAGCACTCAAAGAAAAGATTGCACAGCATGGTGTCAGAAACTCCCTATTACTGGCTCCAATGCCTACTGCTTCTACTGCACAAATTTTGGGGAACAATGAATCGTTTGAGCCATTCACATCCAACATTTACCAAAGAAGAGTTCTGTCTGGTGAATTCCAAGTAGTGAATCACCACCTGCTCCGTGACTTAACCGAAGCTGATTTATGGGATGAAGATATGAAGAATTTGATAATTCACAACAATGGGTCTATTCAAAATATAGAGGCTATTCCTAAGGAAATAAGGGAGTTGTATAAAACTGTTTGGGAAATATCTGTGAAAACTACTATTCAGATGGCTGCTGATAGAGGCGCGTTCATTGATCAAAGCCAATCATTCAACATTCACGTTGCGGAACCCAACTACGGCAAACTAACGTCCATTCATTTTTATGCATGGAAAATGGGACTGAAAACTGGCATGTATTACCTGCGCACCAAGCCCGCTGTCAATGCCATTCAATTTACTGTTGATAAGGCAAAAGCTAAAGGAGGAAGAATGGTCAATGGAAATGGAATCTCAACTGAAAAAGACGAAGCCAATATGGCTGCCATCACCTGCTCTTTACAAAACAAAGATGAATGCTTAAGTTGTGGGTCTTAA
- the LOC141431929 gene encoding ribonucleoside-diphosphate reductase large subunit-like isoform X2: MTTDHPDYAVLAARLAISNLHKETKKHFSDVITDLYNIVNKHTKKRSPMISDFHYDIVMKNKERLDSAIVYDRDFKYNYFGFKTLERSYLLKIDNKVAERPQHMLMRVSIGIHGEDIDAAINTYNLLSEKYFTHASPTLFSAATPRPQLSSCFLIAMKDDSIEGIYDTLKQCALISKSAGGIGVHVHCIRAKGTYIAGTNGVSNGLVPMLRVYNNTARYVDQGGNKRPGAFAVYLEPWHSDIFEFLDLKKNTGKEEVRARELFYALWIPDLFMKRVENNENWSLMCPHDSPGLADCWGDEFQALYEKYEQENRFVKQVKAQLLWKAIIESQVETGTPFMLYKDACNRKSNQQNLGTIKCSNLCTEIVEYTSQDEVAVCNLASIALNMFVNEDKTYNFTKLKEVTKTITHNLNKIIDVNFYPVPEARNSNMRHRPIGIGVQGLADTFVLMRLPYESEAAVKLNQQIFETIYYGALESSCELAKEFGTYETYEGSPVSKGILQYDMWNKTPTDLWDWAALKEKIAQHGVRNSLLLAPMPTASTAQILGNNESFEPFTSNIYQRRVLSGEFQVVNHHLLRDLTEADLWDEDMKNLIIHNNGSIQNIEAIPKEIRELYKTVWEISVKTTIQMAADRGAFIDQSQSFNIHVAEPNYGKLTSIHFYAWKMGLKTGMYYLRTKPAVNAIQFTVDKAKAKGGRMVNGNGISTEKDEANMAAITCSLQNKDECLSCGS; this comes from the exons ATGACTACTGATCACCCTGATTATGCTGTGCTGGCAGCCAGATTGGCTATATCTAATCTACACAAAGAAACTAAGAAACATTTTTCAG ATGTGATAACTGATTTATACAACATAGTCAACAAGCACACAAAGAAACGTTCACCCATGATTTCAGACTTTCATTATGATATAGTAATGAAAAACAAAGAGAGATTAGACTCTGCTATTGTTTATGACAGAGATTTCAAATATAACTATTTTGGATTCAAAACTTTGGAAAGATCATATTTGCTGAAGATAGACAATAAG GTAGCAGAAAGGCCTCAACATATGCTTATGCGAGTTTCAATTGGTATACATGGTGAAGATATTGATGCAGCCATCAATACTTACAATTTATTATCTGAAAAATATTTCACCCATGCCAGCCCAACCCTGTTCTCTGCCGCGACGCCCCGGCCGCAGCTGTCGTCGTGCTTCCTCATTGCAATGAAGGATGACAGCATTGAAGGCATTTATGATACTCTCAAGCAGTGTGCCCTTATCTCAAAATCTGCAGGTGGCATTGGCGTTCATGTACATTGCATTAGAGCCAAGGGAACCTATATTGCTGGAACAAATGGTGTATCCAACGGACTGGTGCCCATGTTAAGAGTTTACAACAACACAGCTAGATATGTTGATCAGGGAGGAAATAAACGCCCAGGAGCCTTTGCAGTATACTTAGAGCCATGGCACTCCGACATATTTGAATTTTTAGATTTGAAGAAGAACACAGGTAAAGAAGAAGTACGGGCTCGAGAGCTGTTCTATGCCTTGTGGATACCAGATCTGTTCATGAAGAGGgttgaaaataatgaaaactgGAGTCTAATGTGCCCACATGATAGCCCTGGCCTGGCAGATTGCTGGGGAGACGAGTTCCAAGCTCTGTATGAGAAATATGAACAAGAGAACAGATTTGTAAAACAAGTAAAGGCACAGCTACTATGGAAAGCTATTATAGAATCCCAGGTTGAAACAGGAACACCTTTCATGCTCTACAAAGATGCTTGTAACAGGAAAAGCAACCAACAGAATCTGGGAACAATCAAATGCAGTAATCTCTGCACTGAAATAGTAGAGTACACTTCCCAAGATGAAGTGGCAGTGTGCAATTTGGCATCTATAGCTCTAAATATGTTTGTGAATGAAGACAAAACTTACAATTTCACTAAACTTAAAGAAGTGACTAAAACAATCActcacaatttaaataaaataattgatgtGAACTTCTACCCAGTTCCTGAGGCTAGGAATTCAAACATGAGGCACAGGCCAATTGGCATTGGAGTTCAAGGCTTGGCTGACACATTTGTTCTCATGCGCCTGCCCTATGAGAGTGAGGCTGCTGTGAAACTTAATCAGCAAATCTTTGAGACCATCTACTATGGTGCATTAGAATCAAGTTGTGAATTGGCTAAGGAGTTTGGTACTTATGAGACTTATGAGGGAAGCCCTGTAAGCAAAGGTATATTGCAGTATGATATGTGGAACAAAACACCAACTGACTTATGGGACTGGGCAGCACTCAAAGAAAAGATTGCACAGCATGGTGTCAGAAACTCCCTATTACTGGCTCCAATGCCTACTGCTTCTACTGCACAAATTTTGGGGAACAATGAATCGTTTGAGCCATTCACATCCAACATTTACCAAAGAAGAGTTCTGTCTGGTGAATTCCAAGTAGTGAATCACCACCTGCTCCGTGACTTAACCGAAGCTGATTTATGGGATGAAGATATGAAGAATTTGATAATTCACAACAATGGGTCTATTCAAAATATAGAGGCTATTCCTAAGGAAATAAGGGAGTTGTATAAAACTGTTTGGGAAATATCTGTGAAAACTACTATTCAGATGGCTGCTGATAGAGGCGCGTTCATTGATCAAAGCCAATCATTCAACATTCACGTTGCGGAACCCAACTACGGCAAACTAACGTCCATTCATTTTTATGCATGGAAAATGGGACTGAAAACTGGCATGTATTACCTGCGCACCAAGCCCGCTGTCAATGCCATTCAATTTACTGTTGATAAGGCAAAAGCTAAAGGAGGAAGAATGGTCAATGGAAATGGAATCTCAACTGAAAAAGACGAAGCCAATATGGCTGCCATCACCTGCTCTTTACAAAACAAAGATGAATGCTTAAGTTGTGGGTCTTAA
- the LOC141431728 gene encoding TBP-related factor-like, which translates to MEPTRENNLSLQDCLNNPIKRFTPSVPTPVWDDVENRTTLVENDMFSPPPPPLTQPALSHSLNSLSGNMTRTPIPRPESVRSDNSVMSVPTPQAPPRISGDVALTPTHSAFTPQANPHSSMAAVTPMASGTSQAKNSIKIQNCVSTVSLGCELKLLDIYCRTRFSEYNPARFQGVVMKILEPRVTALVFRLFYLLCNLLIAKFLDFKIQNFIATGDLRFPVRLEALQQAHGQFTSYEPELFPGLVYRMVRPRVVLLIFVNGKIVFTGGKTRNDIHEALDIIYPILRSYRKN; encoded by the exons ATGGAACCAACCAGAGAAAATAATTTGTCCTTACAAGACTGTCTAAATAACCCAATTAAAAGATTTACACCAAGTGTCCCAACACCTGTTTGG gatgaTGTTGAAAATCGCACAACACTAGTTGAGAATGATATGTTTTCTCCTCCTCCACCACCCCTGACTCAGCCGGCTCTATCCCACAGTTTAAACTCATTGAGTGGAAACATGACTCGCACACCAATCCCAAGGCCCGAAAGTGTCCGCAGTGACAACAGTGTGATGTCTGTGCCAACCCCACAAGCGCCACCAAGGATATCAGGAGATGTGGCACTCACTCCAACCCATAGTGCTTTCACACCACAAGCCAACCCTCACAGCTCTATGGCCGCTGTGACACCAATGGCAAGTGGTACTAGTCAAGCCAAGAATAGTATAAAAATTCA aaattgTGTTTCAACAGTCAGTTTGGGCTGTGAATTGAaattattagatatttattgtAGAACACGATTTTCTGAATACAATCCTGCTAGATTTCAAGGAGTAGTCATGAAAATATTGGAACCTCGAGTAACAGCACTTGTTTTCAGGttgttttacttattatgtaacTTATTAATA GCTAAGTTTTtggattttaaaattcaaaattttatagcaACAGGAGATTTAAGATTTCCAGTAAGATTAGAAGCGTTACAACAGGCACATGGGCAATTTACGTCATATGAACCAGAGCTGTTCCCTGGCCTGGTCTACAGGATGGTGCGGCCTAGAGTAGtcttattaatatttgttaatGGAAAGATTGTTTTCACAG GAGGAAAGACGAGAAATGATATTCACGAAGCTCTAGACATAATTTACCCAATTCTAAGAAGTTACAGGAAAAACTAA